From one Eriocheir sinensis breed Jianghai 21 chromosome 58, ASM2467909v1, whole genome shotgun sequence genomic stretch:
- the LOC126985041 gene encoding nucleolar protein 14-like: MAKKGKFRGRPGGEKAPGGKVKEKKHNPFEIHINRVKHDVVGRKSKLDRGLPGVSRAKAVKKREKTLLQEYKVRHKTNVFMDRRIGENNAHMDPDKKMALRLAAEKRRQFGKKSLFNLNDDEELTHAGQALDDSNLNDKLGLSDDEDDDVLDAKFVKEQHFGGGGLLTRRGAGDDEEKDKPKSRKEWIDEIIAESKKKKAESKKEKEEQYEAVNKLNSELQSFMKLMASQTMTNDDKDNAKKNCEFRDYDTLVKELIFDRTGKAKAVEKLKTPEQLISEERERLLAQEADRVRRMKGEKPGTGAKPKSADDLDDGFTLSQDKRFHVSYKDGEMLSHTDPEEGGEEEEDTGKASDASEEEEDKEEDEEEDKEDQELSGDEEDNEKESDDESDRYSDILEASDSEDDDAVGEEEEKKEKISKSKKENTDKKEMMAAAKKEIPYTFEVPQDYDAFWALLENHSPKEVSLILERMITCNHPSLGGKNKEKCDDIFAYVLQTLHILMEEDSDSLVAGVSPFLYVDHLVPSLYTLTQVSAPNSAKALMQVIEEKHEDCSKAKFRRYPTASTFIFLKIAGLLFPASDYIHPVMTPVVVFLCQLLGQAKVATRRDITAALFTAHLLYEYLSLSKRFVPELTNSMAGLLFMAVGGKDKTRLPLTPPFKCVGPTASLLLLETAVTEFSESRLAFADINDKEAQIDDSFKVNVLCKVIKLLKLLCNCWVELPSIRAIMAPVKTLLEALSLEYYPASAKELVKELLLVLESLPSESSMLVREEKKPTAIKMLEPAIEKIIDGVKKRHGTKEYLEKQKLIHKLKREKKGARREIQRDTAFLARQQLQETLQSDAERKRKVNQIMSGLQVQEGDFKKMKRNK; the protein is encoded by the exons ATGGCAAAGAAAGGCAAGTTTAGGGGTCGGCCTGGTGGGGAGAAGGCTCCTGGTGGTAAGGTCAAAGAGAAGAAACACAACCCTTTTGAAATTCACATCAACCGAGTGAAGCATGACGTGGTGGGGAGGAAGAGCAAGCTGGACCGGGGCTTGCCAGGGGTGTCCAGGGCCAAGGCTGTCAAGAAG AGGGAGAAAACTTTATTACAAGAGTACAAAGTTCGCCACAAGACCAATGTGTTCATGGACAGACGTATTGGTGAGAACAACGCTCACATGGATCCGGACAAGAAGATGGCACTGCGTCTTGCTGCGGAGAAAAGGAGGCAGTTTGGGAAG AAATCACTGTTCAACCTGAACGACGACGAAGAGTTGACGCACGCCGGCCAGGCGCTTGACGACTCCAACCTGAACGACAAGCTTGGCCtcagtgatgatgaagatgatgatgtacTGGATG CCAAGTTTGTGAAGGAAcaacattttggtggtggtggcctgcTCACGAGGCGGGGCGCTGGcgatgacgaagaaaaagacaagcCCAAGAGTCGAAAGGAGTGGATTGATGAGATAATTGCAGAgtccaagaagaagaaggcagagtccaagaaagaaaaagaggaacaatatGAAGCTGTCAACAAGCTCAACTCTGAACTTCAGTCTTTCATGAAACTGATGGCGAGTCAGACGATGACCAACGATGATAAGGACAAT GCCAAGAAAAATTGTGAGTTCAGGGATTATGACACTTTGGTCAAAGAGCTGATATTTGATCGCACGGGCAAAGCCAAAGCTGTGGAGAAGCTCAAGACACCGGAGCAGCTGATCAGTGAGGAGCGAGAGCGGCTGCTGGCCCAGGAGGCGGACAGGGTGAGGCGCATGAAGGGGGAGAAGCCCGGCACAGGAGCTAAGCCGAAGAGTGCCGATGACCTTGACGATGG GTTTACTCTGAGTCAAGACAAGAGATTCCACGTCAGTTATAAAGACGGTGAAATGCTTTCCCACACGGACCCcgaggagggaggcgaggaagaggaagacacggGGAAGGCAAGCGATGCCAGTGAAG aggaagaagataaggaagaggatgaagaggaggataaagaagaccaagaactcagtggagatgaagaagacaaTGAAAAGGAATCTGATGATGAAAGTGACAGATATTCAGACATTTTGGAGGCAAGTGATAGTGAGGATGACGACGCtgttggggaagaggaagagaagaaagaaaaaatctcaaaaagcaaaaaagaaaatactgacaAAAAGGAAATGATGGCAGCAGCAAAAAAAGAAATTCCATACACATTTGAAG TACCCCAAGACTATGATGCATTCTGGGCATTGTTGGAGAATCATTCCCCCAAAGAAGTGAGTCTCATCCTGGAGAGAATGATCACCTGCAACCACCCAAGTCTTGGAGGCAAGAACAAAGAGAAGTGTGATGACATCTTTGCCTACGTCCTCCAG ACTCTGCACATCCTGATGGAGGAGGACAGTGACTCCCTGGTGGCCGGCGTGTCTCCATTTCTCTACGTGGACCACCTTGTGCCCTCCCTCTACACCCTCACTCAGGTGTCAGCACCGAACTCCGCCAAAGCTCTGATGCAG GTGATTGAGGAGAAGCACGAGGACTGCTCCAAGGCAAAGTTCCGGAGATACCCGACGGCGAGCACG TTCATATTCTTGAAGATAGCCGGTCTGCTGTTCCCGGCATCGGATTACATCCACCCTGTGATGACGCCGGTGGTGGTGTTCCTCTGCCAGCTGCTGGGCCAGGCCAAGGTTGCCACTCGCAGGGACATCACAGCTGCATTGTTCACAGCTCATCTATTATATGAG tatttgaGTCTCTCAAAAAGATTTGTACCTGAATTGACAAACTCAATGGCTGGCCTTCTGTTCATGGCTGTTGGAGGCAAAGACAAGACTCGGCTGCCTCTCACTCCGCCCTTCAAGTGTGTGGGGCCCACGGCTTCCCTCCTGCTGCTGGAGACTGCTGTGACAGA ATTTTCAGAAAGCAGATTAGCATTTGCAGACATAAATGATAAAGAAGCACAGATTGATGACTCCTTTAAAGTCAATGTCCTCTGCAAGGTTATCAAGCTGCTCAAGCTTCTGTGTAATTGTTGGGTCGAACTGCCATCTATCCGGGCCATCATGGCACCTGTGAAGACATTGCTGGAGGCTCTTTCCTTAGAATATTACCCGGCCAGTGCAAAGGAGTTAGTAAAGGAACTCTTGTTGGTGCTGGAATCTTTACCAAGTGAGAGCAGCATGCtggtgagagaagaaaagaaacccaCAGCAATTAAAATGCTGGAGCCTGCCATTGAAAAGAT AATTGATGGTGTAAAGAAGCGCCATGGAACAAAAGAATACCTTGAGAAACAGAAACTTATTCATAAGCTGAAGCGAGAAAAGAAGGGAGCAAGGAGAGAGATACAAAGAGACACGGCTTTCCTGGCTCGTCAACAGCTTCAGGAGACACTTCAAAG CGATGCTGAGCGCAAGAGGAAGGTCAACCAAATCATGAGTGGCCTCCAGGTACAAGAAGGAGActtcaagaaaatgaagaggaacaaaTGA